In Leptospira levettii, the DNA window TGGTTTACTTTTTATTCTAGCCCTTGTTGTATTCCTATTGTCTCTGTATGTGGCCTTCTATGAGAGAAGAAAAATTCCTTATCTTAGAGACTTTTTTCCAATCGACTGAATTTTTTTCGGTAATCGTTGTGATTGCGAATCAATTGGACCAATTTTCCATATGGATACAACTGAATTCCTTTTTGGTAGTTTTGGAACCCAATTTCAAAGATTAGTTTCCATTGTTTCCATAAAATAGAATAACTTTGTCTGATGGAAAACTTGGGATCATATAAATTGGTAGATTCGCTTGTCACTCCATTCAGTTCGATGATTTTAAATCCTTTTCCTTCTTGGAATGTTTTTACATTTTGAAATCGAATATCAAACCTTCCGAAGTAAAATCCTTTTGTCCTGTCTCCTATTTTGATCAATTCTGTTGTTAGTTTTCTTGTGAGGAGATAACTTCCATCTTGGAACATACAACCTTGGACATGGTTTCCGATCGAACCAATCCTTTGTTTTTCTCCGAGTGGTAGGATGTGGTGCAATTTCCCAAAATTGTGTTTTTTATGGGCTTCCATTTGGAAACGGAATCTAGGATGATTTTCAATCAAAGATTCTATGGTTGAGATTCCATCTCCAATGATTTCGGGAAACACTTTATCCGTTACAGAGAAAATCATTCCATGTGATTCATTCGGATACCTGTAGTAAAAAATTCCCACTTCAAATGGTCCTTCGATCCACTCTTGTAACAACCAATCGATAGGATAATTTTGTAAAACTACTTTGAGTTCTTGTATGGAATGGATTTTTTGTATCAAAAACCCTCTTTCACCTTTGTCTGGTTTTGCGATGATAGGAAACTGAATATTGTTTTGGGAGAGCCAATGTTTGATCAAAGTTTCTGGATCTTTCTTGTTTGCAGATACCAAACATGATTTGGCTATGTATTTGTTTGGAATGAGGTTTAAGATTTCGTATTTGGATTCACCGGCAATTCCTGAAGCGATGATCCCTGGATTTGTCGCTGTGAGATACCGAATACCTCTGTAGCGAACGGCCAAATAAATGAGATAAGGTATGAGTGGAAGATAAAAGAGAGAACTTGGCCAAAATTCCAATTGGGATAACTTGTTCCATTGGAGTAAAAAATTTTTTCTCTTTTCGGGAATGAGTATGGTTTGGAAAAAACGGTAGAGCACATAAAAACTAAATCCAATTCCAATACTTGTCCCGAAATTGGATTGGTTTGTATAGATTGTGGTGATCCATTTTCCATAATAAAATACCAAGGAAACAAAAAGAGTGGTCCAAACCAAAACAGCAAACAAACTACTCCATACAAAAACGAGAAATGGCATTTTAAAATACCCACTTAATAAATAAAGGGGTAACCTCGTGCCAGGTAAAAAACGAGAAATCATTACCGAAAGACTAAACTTTGATTTCCAATGTTTGTAAAGAGTATGGGAACTAATCTTGGATTCCCAGTTTTGTATGGGTTTCCATAATTTTAAATACGATCCAAAAAAGAATCCCACCAAATAAAGCAGTAAATCACCTACAAAAATTCCGAGTCCAGTGACTATGATTGCATGAAGGAGTAGAAGTCTTCCTTCTTTTGCAAGTAAACCAGACGTGATACAGGTTAAGTCTTCTGAGACAAAGGTAGAAAAAAAGAGAATTATAAATATATTTCCCACTGCAGACGAATTTAGTTTTTTTTTGGAATTGGTCAATTGAAATCATATTTTTAATGTTTGCAGCAATACTTCTTATTTGATGACTTAATCCAAATGCCAAAAATATTGATCCAGTTGTTCCATCCATTTTTGGAAAAATCGAAAGCAAATCAAATGTTATTAGATTCTATACCCATATCAGACAATATCACCTTACGAGACTTATATGAATTGTATCCAAATTTTACGATAGATGTCAAACTAGAACAAAAGATTCTTATGGAACACGATGTAATTCTCTTCCAACATCCTTTTTATTGGTACAGTTGCCCACCTCTTATGAAACAATGGATCGATTTTGTATTAGAAGATGGTTGGGCCTATGGTAAAAACGGAAATTCATTGGATGGAAAAAAATGGATCCAAGCCATTACGACAGGTGGATCGAATCAGGCATATCAGGAAGACGGATTTCATAAACATAGGATAGAGGATTTTTTATTACCTTTCCAGAGGACAGCGGAACTTTGTCAGATGTATTACCAATCTCCCTTTTTGGTCCAAGGTAC includes these proteins:
- a CDS encoding NAD(P)H-dependent oxidoreductase; translated protein: MQQYFLFDDLIQMPKILIQLFHPFLEKSKANQMLLDSIPISDNITLRDLYELYPNFTIDVKLEQKILMEHDVILFQHPFYWYSCPPLMKQWIDFVLEDGWAYGKNGNSLDGKKWIQAITTGGSNQAYQEDGFHKHRIEDFLLPFQRTAELCQMYYQSPFLVQGTFQLKEGDFQKESLRYRNLILSLLEAKHG
- a CDS encoding DedA family protein gives rise to the protein MTNSKKKLNSSAVGNIFIILFFSTFVSEDLTCITSGLLAKEGRLLLLHAIIVTGLGIFVGDLLLYLVGFFFGSYLKLWKPIQNWESKISSHTLYKHWKSKFSLSVMISRFLPGTRLPLYLLSGYFKMPFLVFVWSSLFAVLVWTTLFVSLVFYYGKWITTIYTNQSNFGTSIGIGFSFYVLYRFFQTILIPEKRKNFLLQWNKLSQLEFWPSSLFYLPLIPYLIYLAVRYRGIRYLTATNPGIIASGIAGESKYEILNLIPNKYIAKSCLVSANKKDPETLIKHWLSQNNIQFPIIAKPDKGERGFLIQKIHSIQELKVVLQNYPIDWLLQEWIEGPFEVGIFYYRYPNESHGMIFSVTDKVFPEIIGDGISTIESLIENHPRFRFQMEAHKKHNFGKLHHILPLGEKQRIGSIGNHVQGCMFQDGSYLLTRKLTTELIKIGDRTKGFYFGRFDIRFQNVKTFQEGKGFKIIELNGVTSESTNLYDPKFSIRQSYSILWKQWKLIFEIGFQNYQKGIQLYPYGKLVQLIRNHNDYRKKFSRLEKSL